From the Aspergillus puulaauensis MK2 DNA, chromosome 1, nearly complete sequence genome, the window cccATCCAACCTCCCCATCACTCTCtatccatcttcatctctccatcatcttctctaGATCGCTGTATCTCTGTTCCAGTCTTTGATCACCGtattctttttgttttgtcGAGTTTTTCCACATCTTTACTACCCATCATGAAAGGCATTCTCGGCCTTTCGCTCCTGCCGCTGCTCGCTGCAGCTTCGCCCGTTGTTGTCGACTCCATCCACAACGGAGCTGCTCCTGTCCTTTCCTCCACAAATGCGAAAGAAATTCCAGACTCTTACATTGTCGTCTTCAAGAAGCATGTAGGTTCTGACGCGGCCTTCGCTCACCACAGCTGGGTGCAGGACATCCATGGGCAGCAGCTTGGACGGTCGGACCTAAAGAAGCGATTCCTCGGCTTGGAATTTGGATTTGGCGAAGAGCTCTTTGATGGTCTGAAGGACACGTTCAATATCGCAGGATCTCTGATGGGTTACACTGGTCATTTCCATGAAGACACGATCGAAGAGATCCGCAACCACCCCGATGTAAGTGAACTTGCTGAGCTTATCTGAGCTACGGTTCCTGACGCTGCAGCTATATAGGTCGAATACATTGAGCGAAACTCAGAGGTTCATACTATGGAAGATTCGTCCGTCGAGAAGAACGCCCCTTGGGGTTTGGCTCGTATTTCCCACCGGGACAGGCTCAGTTTCGGTACATTCAACAAGTACCTCTACGCTTCCGAAGGAGGCGAGGGCGTTGATGTCTACACGATTGATACCGGTATCAACGTTGATCACGCAGACTTTGGAGGCCGTGCTTTCTGGGGCAAAACCATCCCTACCAACGATGAGGATGTAGATGGCAATGGACACGGAACCCACTGCTCAGGCACTATTGCCGGAGAGAAGTACGGTGTATCTAAGAAGGCAAACATCTATGCTGTCAAGGTTTTGAGATCGAGCGGCTCTGGTACCATGGCCGACGTCGTTCAGGGCGTTGAGTGGGCTGTTGAAGCTCATctcaagaaggccaagaagggcaagggcTTCAAGGGTAGCGTTGCCAACATGAGTCTTGGCGGCGGCAAATCAAAGACCCTCGAGGATGCTGTGaatgctggtgttgaggctgGTCTCCACTTCGCTGTTGCGGCTGGTAATGACAACGCTGATGCGTGCGGCTACTCTCCTGCCGCGGCTGAGAAGGCCGTTACTGTTGGAGCCTCAACCCTCGCTGATGAGCGCGCTTACTTCTCCAACTACGGCAAGTGCACGGATATCTTCGCTCCCGgtctcaacatcctctctACCTGGATTGGTAGCAAGCACGCCGTCAACACCATCTCTGGAACTTCCATGGCCTCTCCTCACATTGCTGGTCTCTTGGCCTACTTTGTTTCCCTCCAGCCATCAAAGGACTCTGCTTTCGCTGTTGACTTCACCcccgagaagctcaagaaggACCTTATCTCTATTGCCACCGAAGGCGCCCTGACTGATATTCCTTCTGACACACCCAACGTAAGTTGCTCTTGATAAATATTTATGGAATCCACACTAACTCAACTTGCTAGCTCCTCGCCTGGAACGGTGGTGGCTCCACTAACTACAGTGAGATCGTCGCCGAGGGTGGCTACAAGAGCGGCTctgtggctgctggctcCACCACATTCAAAGCCGGTGGTATCCTTGCCCAGGCCATGTAAATCTCCCCGGAGTGAATTTGCATTCAGACTTGGTCGATGTTTTCGCGTGTCACTTGGCttaaatcttttaaattGTTTGTGTAACTGTCACTCAGGTAGTGAGTGTTATCTTTGGTCACTGGATACTACATCGTACACTTCGCATAGTTTGATTAACAAATGAAACTGGATGAAACCTCATCTAAATAGTGCTGTCATTGCAAGCCTAACGTAGTCCCGAGAGAACAGGAAATCCCCGGAAGTCCCGGGATCCGGTGAGAATAAGGTCACGTGGTATCGTCTCATAGATCCAGATAGGGCTTAGTGTGGATCGTATCTATGGTTGTGTTCTCCGGTCGATCCGCAGGTTAATCTGCCTTGGATGTCAATGACGGGACCAGGTGAAGATTGCGCATCCAAAACCTTGATCTAGATCCACCGAACGTGCTATTTTTTTCCATCGGAAGGGGAATAAGGGCCCGTTGCTCCGGACTGTGGAATGAGTCGGCAGTCCgcgtcctctccatcctATCCAGGACTGCCGGGACCCCATGTCATGATATCACGGTGGCCATTTCTGCAAGTCTTGACCCATCCACTCGGTACACACTGCCATATCACAACAGTGGATGAGAAGTCCGCATCCAAGGGTGGGCATATTGGGAGGCCCTCCCCGCCTATGAGAGGGCCTAGTTCGTCCCAACTTGAGCACGTCGTGATGCAAGAACCCCGTGGAACATCTGCGCctcctggagaagatggccttGATTTCCCTCAAGTATTGCTTTTTGGATTGCATCATACAGTTGCATCCACGTCGTCTTGACGGCGAAGAATTTTGACGGACCTAGTGGGCCCCATGTGCCATACAGTTTCTACTTATATAGGCTTTCAATTCCGCTGTCGATCTGCTGATCTATTTCTCTCCCATCTCACATTCGCTATAATATTCCCACCCAGATCTACTTACGACCGTCACCCAAGTCATcatgcgcttcttctctgtcTTGAACGGTCTCCTGCTTGCGGGGTCTGCGGTTGCTCAGAGCTCTGGCAGCTGCTC encodes:
- the SUB8 gene encoding S8 family peptidase (COG:O;~EggNog:ENOG410PFG2;~InterPro:IPR023828,IPR000209,IPR034193,IPR010259, IPR022398,IPR015500,IPR036852,IPR037045;~MEROPS:MER0000356;~PFAM:PF00082,PF05922;~SECRETED:SignalP(1-16);~go_function: GO:0004252 - serine-type endopeptidase activity [Evidence IEA];~go_function: GO:0008236 - serine-type peptidase activity [Evidence IEA];~go_process: GO:0006508 - proteolysis [Evidence IEA]), encoding MKGILGLSLLPLLAAASPVVVDSIHNGAAPVLSSTNAKEIPDSYIVVFKKHVGSDAAFAHHSWVQDIHGQQLGRSDLKKRFLGLEFGFGEELFDGLKDTFNIAGSLMGYTGHFHEDTIEEIRNHPDVEYIERNSEVHTMEDSSVEKNAPWGLARISHRDRLSFGTFNKYLYASEGGEGVDVYTIDTGINVDHADFGGRAFWGKTIPTNDEDVDGNGHGTHCSGTIAGEKYGVSKKANIYAVKVLRSSGSGTMADVVQGVEWAVEAHLKKAKKGKGFKGSVANMSLGGGKSKTLEDAVNAGVEAGLHFAVAAGNDNADACGYSPAAAEKAVTVGASTLADERAYFSNYGKCTDIFAPGLNILSTWIGSKHAVNTISGTSMASPHIAGLLAYFVSLQPSKDSAFAVDFTPEKLKKDLISIATEGALTDIPSDTPNLLAWNGGGSTNYSEIVAEGGYKSGSVAAGSTTFKAGGILAQAM